The Spirosoma oryzicola region GGTAGCGGAATATCAAATGAGTTAATGACAACTCTAATGACTTTCGTTATTAACAATACTATTCCACAACTTGAATCTTGGAGAACAATAAGTCTGTCATCTGCGGCTTTCCCAACAGATTTATCCGGCATTCCTGCTGGTAGTGAGCGTCAGATACCACGTCTAGACTGGGAATTGTACAAAGCTCTTGTATCTAAAAATTTACGCCGTCTTCCTAGCTTTAGCGATTATTCGATTGCTCATCCAGAAATTAACGAGATGGATCCACGAATGATGAACATTAGCGCTAGCATAAGGTATACAACTCAGGATAGTTGGCTGATTATGAAGGGACGGGTTATTAAAAAATATGGTTCTGATCAATATCACCAACTTTGCCGAGAATTGTTAGACCGGCCGGAGTATAAGGGTAAAGACTTTAGTTGGGGGGATGATTATATCAAGCAATGCGCAGAAGGACAGGTAGGGCCTGGAAATTCAACTACATGGAGAAAGGTTGCTACTAATCATCACTTGGAATTAGTGGTAGATCAACTCGCCAACCTGTACGACACTTAAGAGATTCTCTGACGTAATATCTCAGGCTGTCAACATCAAGCTCCTCAGTTAATAGCTTCCACAAGTAGGGTTTTGGTTTTGAACCCACCCTTTTAGAATAGCCAATAGTATTTAATATTTGAAGAATTTCATCTTTCCATAAAAATTGAGCAATACTATAAGGCTCAATTTTTGTGTTGCGCCTTGATTCACGAACCAAATTGAATTTTACTGATTGGTGTGGGCTAGGCTCAACAGCAATTAAACCACACCAATCAGGCAGTAAATCTTCAACTTTTTTTAAATGTCGATGGCTCGCTACAAGAGTTAGATAATCAAAAACTTTTGCATAAGAATCTAATTGAGAGGGCAGCCTAACTAATGTATCTCTTTCACTTTTGATTTCATACCCGGAAATACTGCCGTTAATTAGTGCTATATCAATTCTAGAAACACCTAGGCAAACATCTAGCTCATCAATAATTCTACAAGATAAATCTTGACGATGAGAGCATAACAAATCCTCTTTCATTGCAAAACGAATATCGCGATCTCTCATCGTCAAGCTCTTTAACTGAGCTAAGCTGTTATACGGTTAAAAGTAGTAAAGCATAGAACTCGTTCATAGGCCATTTGAACAAGTGAAGGAGTCATAATATCTTTTTTCCGCGTACTCCAGTTATGAATAAAATCAATAACAGATTCGATTGAAGTAGCTGGTTTATTTATTTGCTTAAGTGCCCAATGTACAGTTGCAAGCAGCTCCAGGCCAAAGGGTGATTCAAAACCTTCAATTAGTTGAGTTACTGTGTTTAGGCGCTGTTTTTCGGCTTGGGATGTATTGTTAACCAAATAGGCCTTAATTTCTTCATTCTTATCTTTGAATAAAGACAAGGTGTCATGTGGCCGAGAATCAGCTACTCTAATATCTCCTTGTAAATAAGCTCCTTCCAGCCTACTTAACAAATGCTGAAGATTGTAAGCATATGGTCCGTATGTTCCTTGCTGATATTTTAGTCGGAGGTCAGTTTGGCCAAACTCTTGAAGAAAGTAGGCCAGTTTCTGGACTTCAATATGGGTTACATCATAGCCCAAGATTGTATAGCGATTAATAAGCGTCAATATCAGAGCCCTCGCTTTTGTCAATTCGCGGCTAACTTCAGGAGCCGGAGCTTCTTTGGGATTTAATCCAGGTTCGTATAAAAACACGTCAGCGTCAAGCTCTCCTAATTTCTCAATCAAAAGAGGTTTAACCACATTCCAATCTAAGCCGCCATATCCACAGCCTAATGGTGGCACTGCTACTGATTTTATGCCATATTCATTAATAACCCTGACTAAGTCATCTAAGCCACGCACAATATATTCTAATTGTGAGCTACCTTTCCAGTGGACTTTAGTCGGAAAGTTAATGATGTATGTTGGGTGACCTATACGCTCAGTCCTCGTGACGAACATGCGTCCAACCTGAACTTCTTTATTCTGGCAAGCCTTTCTGTACAATTCGTAATTAAGTGGATACTTTTCACGGAACTGTAGAGCAATGCCTTTACCCATTACACCGACTGTGTTGACTGTATTGATCAACGCTTCGGCTTCTGACTTTAAAAGGTTATCGTGTGCGAACTTGATCATTTGTTAGTAATATAGATTAGGGCGACATGCGATGGGTAACGATACACCTGCGTCCTTCATTGCTGCTTCTACCAAGCGATAAATTTGGTCATTCTGGCAAACTATTCCCTGTACTAAATTAAGAGAAAGTGACTGATAAACAAGGAATTCTGCTTGTTTTTTCTCCTTTTTGTCTGCCCCGTATTGTTGGCCCCAGTTATCACTACTTATTGTATCCCAATCAAGCTCTTCTAGCTTAGAATACTCATTGTAATGATTGGCGTAACTTAGTTTAGCGTGTCGATCAGTGAATACATAAGGGATATTTTCCTCCTGAATTACTTCAACATTACTGACTAAATAAACTAGTTCCTCTTGCGTTCCCTCGTAGTCTTCCACCTTGCCTTTATAGATCATAAACAGCATTGGGGAGCGGGTTGTAAAATAGAAGGGGATATAATCGTTTAAAACACCACCAGGCGCTGCTTTGACCGGCGTTATGCCTCGAGAGCTGATCAAACTCTGAAAACCGATATTTACAAAATCAGGATGCTTAACGTCACTATTTGCACAATGCAAACCATTCTTAAAGATGAATGGTAAGTTTTTATAGTGAGTCAATCGGTAGATACGTGTTTTGGGAAGAGCATTCATCAGCTTTTCTACTATTAAAACCTGATTTGCCATATGTGCATACTGCCTATATAAACCTTTCAGTATGCAAATCCGTATGCAAACAAAAAAGCCACTTACAGTTTTAAGGCTATAAGTGGCTGACTATCAGGCTCCCGAAGCTGGGCTCGAACCAGCGACCCTCTGATTAACAGTCAGATGCTCTAACCGACTGAGCTATTCGGGAATCGTGGTGCAAAAGTAGGCCGGAATCGGGCACCACGCAAGTCTTTTCTTAAAAAAAGTGTTATTATTTTTCTTTAAAAAGCTCATTGATCGTGCAACTTGCTGACAACCAAAAGAGAAACTTTTGAAAAAATTTCTATCTCGGAAGCGTTCCACCTTGGGTTGGACCTCCAAATGCGTCGGGGCGATGGCT contains the following coding sequences:
- a CDS encoding sce7726 family protein yields the protein MRDRDIRFAMKEDLLCSHRQDLSCRIIDELDVCLGVSRIDIALINGSISGYEIKSERDTLVRLPSQLDSYAKVFDYLTLVASHRHLKKVEDLLPDWCGLIAVEPSPHQSVKFNLVRESRRNTKIEPYSIAQFLWKDEILQILNTIGYSKRVGSKPKPYLWKLLTEELDVDSLRYYVRESLKCRTGWRVDLPLIPSDD
- a CDS encoding beta family protein, with the translated sequence MFNFNHYVPILKGKSGEFQALSNLSDKALSSITPVIEIPDIPYDYVTNQPSKTTDNHLSRYGEDLASCWVADKELFIDAHLLPVDCRTAAGQHPFIFLFEDFRRLGLLTIPVINIDSDEACIDSVREIVANDQRGVCLRISLNQLETPDGGTQLLQLLSSIGVAVKEADILIDLASLGSGISNELMTTLMTFVINNTIPQLESWRTISLSSAAFPTDLSGIPAGSERQIPRLDWELYKALVSKNLRRLPSFSDYSIAHPEINEMDPRMMNISASIRYTTQDSWLIMKGRVIKKYGSDQYHQLCRELLDRPEYKGKDFSWGDDYIKQCAEGQVGPGNSTTWRKVATNHHLELVVDQLANLYDT
- the darG gene encoding type II toxin-antitoxin system antitoxin DNA ADP-ribosyl glycohydrolase DarG, with product MIKFAHDNLLKSEAEALINTVNTVGVMGKGIALQFREKYPLNYELYRKACQNKEVQVGRMFVTRTERIGHPTYIINFPTKVHWKGSSQLEYIVRGLDDLVRVINEYGIKSVAVPPLGCGYGGLDWNVVKPLLIEKLGELDADVFLYEPGLNPKEAPAPEVSRELTKARALILTLINRYTILGYDVTHIEVQKLAYFLQEFGQTDLRLKYQQGTYGPYAYNLQHLLSRLEGAYLQGDIRVADSRPHDTLSLFKDKNEEIKAYLVNNTSQAEKQRLNTVTQLIEGFESPFGLELLATVHWALKQINKPATSIESVIDFIHNWSTRKKDIMTPSLVQMAYERVLCFTTFNRITA
- the darT gene encoding type II toxin-antitoxin system toxin DNA ADP-ribosyl transferase DarT, translated to MANQVLIVEKLMNALPKTRIYRLTHYKNLPFIFKNGLHCANSDVKHPDFVNIGFQSLISSRGITPVKAAPGGVLNDYIPFYFTTRSPMLFMIYKGKVEDYEGTQEELVYLVSNVEVIQEENIPYVFTDRHAKLSYANHYNEYSKLEELDWDTISSDNWGQQYGADKKEKKQAEFLVYQSLSLNLVQGIVCQNDQIYRLVEAAMKDAGVSLPIACRPNLYY